AATTTTAAACAACACGTGTCAAGTTGAGATAAGCTCAATCATGATAACATCtcataatttgaaaatttgaatcACTATGACAAGCGAAGAAAATAGATAACGTAATATAGGAGATAGAACAGGAAGCATGCAAAAGTGTTAATGCCCGCGTGCAATGGCAATCTAATCGCACCCCTACAGAATAGACATTCTTTGCGTTTCGCAtcaatttttaatttgtttttcgAGCCATTCACTTCCACATATCAGGTAGAATTTGCGCATCTCCTATCATCAAAACAAGCTATAAAAGCTCCAACCACCAAGCGTGGTAATCTGCAGTTTGGTGATTAATTCGATAAGGTTACCTTATTTCATTTCTATTTAACTCTTCATATCAAtgtgataattaaatattatatatgctAGAAATGTAATAAAAGTTAGCGATGGGTtgtctaataattattttattaggtGTCATCTCGAATTTAGTGATTGATCCCTTCCTGTGAAATTGAGTTAAATTAAGAATATCAACTGAAGGCTCTGGACCTCGGATATAAGGAGTCATACTTAAAGAGCTATATTTTtgcaattgaaataataataataataataataataataataataaaatacaaaagcTCCACATATATCTCTTTTCTTTTTATGTACTTCTATAAAATGCTTATCGTACAATCACAAAACGACACTTAGATTCTTCACATTAGCAAGCATCCTAGTTtggatatatttatatatatatatagtagtaTGTCCtgaagcatattatttagtatatatcttgtacatattttattaataaaaggcattttcattttttcgtttatataatatatttatgtgtaataaaaaatgttcattgatatttttttagaaattttatttgtaagttgttaagaatatgaatgacagtatttctaacacaaagtatcataaattgattcacaatcgatgatacttcacaataaggacatggcttatccagaaagattgtaatcatgtttattcccaagttatttatatgaaaatgtaaataagatgaaatggtgagtctcataccatataacaaatatgatagacacttatacatgataagtaggccaaactagtaacacttatgacaagcacatggagtttactattgttaatgtattgtcataaatcatatcagtgcatataatttttagacctgagatagcacagttatcttgtatataggtggtttgagtttgatactgctttcatacttgtattgtgtatgggtatatgggcatgtgttggctcctactagttatatatgaaggtaggtgttgatcaagatggaatctgttaccctaagtaaatagggataaaatcctatgttcatttaattgttattgatgttACAAGTTTCTggcaaggacagatagatttaatcataaaatagtttctgatgagaaaatccttttaatcaataactggaattaaaagaaaacataatattcataacaaatagggtttgatatgaactatgactccagctcgaattggaattttgtaacagagagattctagtgcatggtaacatatgattataggttcatttaaggtaaaccttattactgattgggtggccatggcatgctatgctaggtgttaaccatggtctatgaggtgcataaaatgatttaaataaatcatttatggtaagaaagagttctgatgatattaagagttgatatcatgtctcattgccaattagtgatgagtctagtaagtcacacacatacataagtaatcaccaaattaaatataatttaattaattaattaaagagtttaattgattaattaaataagtttggtttgcaattagattacaaagtctctagcatggcttgaaactaaatataggttattggatgtatagtataagttaaatttatatttaaagtgtttaaatatgaatttaattaatgagaaattaattaatagagattaattaattaatttatatttgatataaattgattaaaagaaaagaaataattattttggattgagaactcaaaattaagatacaggggtattttggtcatttcacaaggtgacatgcggcacaatgagatggtgacacatgacactacacataagcttgccatatgtcttttaatcatgtaagatgatcaaagtcaagattaaatataggtttgacacttggcacaatatgattggattaattaaacctagagccaatcagagagtgacatgtggcaaggattttaagtggtgacgtagctatataagtgtaaggatgaaagaataaaaaaCATAAGCTGTTGTATTCTTTTGGTGCcacacccttggctgcctctccctctcttcttcttcatctctcatcaattcaaagagattagtcaacaatttcttgaattaaaaatactaaaaatcgtttctagtgtcctgtttacatctgtaatctcttaaaaggcaaaacttgattttctaattgattggaaaagctttagaagctgttcaaggagctgccattggtgattttggtgtggacaagctagagggacaacatctggtgtcctaggcgcatcccaaatgtGCCAAACACATTGTAGTACATAAAAaatgttagtgcacttgttcttgatctaatatagggttctaataaattaatatgttaattctaaaattttaaatgacagatgtagatcaaaaaacatattaaaagaattttaatatgctgtttatcattgaaatcaaataaataaaaatgaatcttgcacgatgcatgtgaccctaggtgaaaaatttttgaatttaatgatataaacttgtgtttttcatgcttccgctccttcatatatatatatatatatatataaatgagagGTATCCGAGTATGACGGTTGTAGCCCCCTTAAGCTTGAGGCCCGTGATCACCGGTTGACGTCCTCGATTTAACTCAACCCCATTGGAAGGGATTTACCATCGAACCTGAGGTGGCACCAAATGAGGCGAACCATTAGACAACTTGTTGCCATCTCTCATTACACTCCTAAGCAGATacaatatttaatcatcatactaGTGCGGGGACTCAAACCAGAGTAGGACAAAACCATCTCACCAAATTAACCACCAAGCTATTGCTTTTGGTGGTTAGTTTGGACAGTTAGCCTCATAATGAATGTTATATAAAAGACTTTCAAGTTTAAGCCTTAACCAATAaatttaaacttgaaaatttatcattttaaaacatttttaatatattaattcaaaattttatcaaataaaatgcATGAATAATGAATGTTTAATCTTTTTaataaatccaaaaaaaaaaatcaaatattcattCAGTAACactaaaattatttatgattATGGGAGTTTGAATATTAagtataacaataaaataaactaattaaattaatatttttcacCTTTAAAATACAAATAGTAAGAAAATTTGGAACATGAGTTTAGAAAtccatttattataaaattatttattttattattaattattattcaatttattgtaattttattaaattaaatttttttttaaactaaaaagaaggtaATTAATTCAACTTATTATCCATCTTATCCTCTTAAGACATCAAATCATTGAAAATAGACGTGAAATTCAAAGAAAGTAGGGCACTAGCACATTGGATCCAGAATATGGCATCAACCACGCGTGACAGAAAAGGCTAAATTTAGACTGactcttttatttaattaattaattatttttatttttaaatatatgtgCTATATATCATTGAGCAATGGAAAGGAGACAGATATATTGATtgtagcaaaagaagaagaactaGAGGAGAAGAAGATATATAGAGAGGTATGATTGTGTCCAAACTAATTCACTTGTAATAATCTCATGGGCAATGATTCAACAGACTGACTCCAACTATGCCCCTTTTTCCACTGACTTGGAATCCAATAAAAGACCATTCATCCTATGTATTTAATTGCATGCTTTGTTGATTTATTAAACAAAAAATGGAAGCAATCTTGCTGACTTTTATGAAAGGCATGATGGTGCTAAAAAGAaggcccatatatatatatatatacttaattgaaatattatatatatttatatataaattgattaataatttaaattttgataataagGGTGTATAAATAGTTGATTTGATTTTGAatcaaactaaaaataaaaagatGTTGGAATACattttataaaaagaaataaattaaaataaagagattaattgaacaaattaaattgaaataaatcaGTTTAACTCGATCCATAGATTCTTTTCATAATTTTAACAATCAAACAAAATTTAGTTCTTCCAATttcaacaataaaaaaaaaagctaatataaaaaatacaaattatatcaaaatcaaACTTTAACTTAGTTTTTTCTCTGTTTTGCTTCGACAACCATCATCAACCACCGTTCTATCAGCGATGAGGCTACTTGCAGAAACAGAACATGCCGGCAACGTCGAAGGGAGTTAAGAAATAATGCAGAGATAGAGAAATTCCAGCTAGACTATTATCATAATTAGAAGACCATtaagttttggtcattttacacatCAGCACGCGTGTATCTCAAATTTCAGCACCAGTGCAATTTTGTgtttatatgtaattttttttttttttaaagttcatGTGTGTATTGGGTTTCAAAAATAAGTAAAAATGTGTGATagataaaaatcaaataaaacaaGCGTGTAATGATGTGTTTAGCTAAATGATTATACAATACATTAAGTTAAGAGCCAATTTTTAGATGAAAACAAtgaaaagaaatttgaaaaaagcCCTCTTGTGATCGAACCCTAGCTAGAAATTAATTGGGTATTGATTATCAATGCTATCACTTAAACTAAAAAACCAAGGAACATAATTAAATGAAATGTCGGACATATATGTGATATGGTACAATTACAATACAAGCCAAAGCCAGGGGAAAAAAATGACAGAAACATATATATAGAAGGCAATGGTAGTCCTctcttaataaaataaattcatttgcCTACTAAAAAAAAGGCAATGGTAGTCCCAAAATCCAGGAGAATCCATTCTCATGATGAAATATATAGTTAATACTGCATTctataatcaaaatgattagttaaACATCTCTTTCTGTCCGTCCTTTCCTGCTCAGCATTCCATTTCAAACATGGAAAAGGTCGAGAACATGAGTAGATGCTAAAATACAGGATATAATGAAAAAGTATGTAGATAAGATAAGCCCAATGACTCATCAAACCAATAGGAATACTCCATATAGGGAAACTGGTCTCCACAAGGTTGCACCAATCATAAATAACCCAtgatcatctctctctctctctctctctcacatgtCGTTGTTAAACAATATTCCTATATAAGTTGGACATGGGGACCTAAACCCTATTAACTTATCTGCAACTTTCCAACTTTATGTCCTCACATGCTTTATCTCATTCGATGAATACCTACTATATATATAGTTCATGGGACACCCTAGATGACAAAACGAAGATGGGTTCATATGCGCTGCTTTAATGGTTACTTTGTCTGCTACCTATCTCTTGGGTCATGTTGATGCGCTAGATCTACGCCATGGGCTAGGCCCCACTCCAGAGATATTGTTgcttgagagagagaggaaggactaATGCTTATAAGCAATCTAACCCTTGGACTCTTAACCGATATAGGATGTTGGACATTAACAGGTCACTTCCATTGTTACAATTGAAGTGAGTTACTTCTTTCTAGTTACtaataattcataatttaaaagTTTGTTTATACAGTAAGAATTGAAGCATATGCTAGAATTTTCAAGAGATGATATAAAAGAGCATATATAGAGTTCGATCAATGCTAATTATATGATTTGTTAACCAAAAGAATTCACATTTTTGCAAATCCATATCACTCATATTTGGTTTGACTTAATATGGAGAGATAAGATTTCAAAGCAATGGAAaacagattaaaaaaaaaaaaaaaaagaatgatatgatatgatcccGTGAAGAGCATTTTAGTGGATTATCCTATAGGACTTTCACATGGATTGGTGTTTCATAGTGCCACGAATTACTCTAGTCTACCAATGAAGCTATATTTGGTTTTTCATCACTTGTAATGATactctccctctctttttctaTGCTGAAGTTGTTATCATCAATAGTAGAAACCAAGAAATCAACAAACGTGTTGGAGACTAAAGCacgtccatatatatatatatatatatatatatatatatatatatgtatagttCTCATCCAAATCTAAGTGGTCAATGCTAAAAGCTAAACCTAGCAAAATCTTCAAGATTGGCTGGCCTAGCTAGCAAGCGAATATGTATATGTTTCTCTCCCATTACgaatcttttaatttcaatttgtgTGGTTTTGTTTAGATTGAATTGGAGAgatgattatttaattaattccaTAGATCAAAAGATATACAATGCTTGCTATAACAATGAGAATCATTGAAAGTCTGGTCATGAAGGCTGCCAAAGGAAAAGCTGGTGTAGGAAAGTTAATTGGGAAGATCTTTTTAAGGACGAAATCATAAGGTTCAAAGGTTAAAATGGATAATATAATTTGATTTATATTTGGATATTATTAGTGATGGGGAGAGATATAAAGAGAGAAGAATGTGCCTGTTGCTTGGCATGGCCAATCTTTGTCAAAGAAGAGGAAAATCTGTAAAGCGATGTGGAGAAGTCAATTCTGCGACCAATGGGATAGCTGAATGCGGCAACAAGAAAaagatatatatacatatattcagGGCCTTTGTTTTTTTCTCCTGGGGATGCATGAAAGGCTACACCCAATTGAATCAGATTCCTGTATGTGACCCTACTGCCTCTCAAAATTCAATACCAGATAGAGATTCTCTGTACACATGAAACATTCACAGTCAGCTGCAGCCCTAGCTGCAACTTGTATTAAGGTTTATTATTAATATTGCCTAGACAATCTCATCAACAACAAGAACATATTGAAAAAAAACCCATAATCATGATTATTCCTGTGCTTTGGACTTTATATTGCATGCTCGATCAACCCTTATATTAGATGTGTAATTATGGAGTATTTTGCATGCATTGATCCTGCTTTAGAAATTAATGTTTTAATCCAATCTTGTCCTTCTTTAGCTGTCATAATAATCAACGTCACCAATCTTATGTGTTCTCCTAGCTAGCAACTTCATCATCTAAACCTATTTCACAGGCGAAAGAagtcaaaaaatttttaattttaattgtgaGATTTTGATTGTTTTACAGTATGGTAAGAGAGTtattaaattactatttagtcctaAATTATAGAATTATTAACGTCTTcatcttatatttttaaattattttttttagttcctcCCTTTTGATTCTATCTACCAATTGATCATTCCATCAATTTTAATGTTAAAAGTCAAATGGGACGATATCGCCCCTCGAATAATGGGATTAACTATCGTCTCTAGCTAAAATGGGTTTTCTATCTGCAGATGATAGGGTTTGAAGAGTGAGATGTAACAACGCCATCACTGTCGAAATGTCAACTTTACGCCGTTGCCCTAAATTAATAACAGGTCCCTTCGTTTGCTTTCCAGCAATTATATGGGTATGCCCAACAGTTCTTCATCCCCATTAGTTTCCCTAAATTAACAACGCATATACGTGCTCAGTGTTCTTCCAACGCGTAACccctataataatttttttttttttttctagtagaACCcggtggagaaaaaaaaaatcttatcttGTACtacagaaattaaaataaaaataaatttttgttttttttttttaacttttcctCCTTTAATACTAAGGGttgtttttaaaatattattaaatttattattgaaaaaaataatttttaaatatatttattagagaatattaaattatttaattattttaaaattttataattaaaatatattaaatttaatttaaatttatttttaaattgaaccAAATATAACCAAACTTTCAATTCATTTATAGTTTGGTTTTTAAAGTTTTATTAAGCTACGgtttaattctttttttaatattttaatttagatttaattttatttttaattttttaattttgacttGATGCAGTTTAAATTCAATTCCTAAAAAGATTTATAAATTTtctatcatgaaaaataaaaccTAAATTATCATTTGAATTTTCAAGTTAATTATCATTTAAAATATATCaggaatttttatatttttctttatacatgtataaattttatttaaattaatataaaatatatcaaaattatatttctattaatttaaattatattatattaatataaaataattaatagctgttaattaaaactttattttaattGTGAGTTGAATTTATGATAATTGAATGCTAATATTTACTTATAAATAATCTCATTTTTATCATTAGAATTTActccaattaaactatttaaatttttattaatgtattttcatttcaaaaaaataatatataattattaatttaaataaagaaaataacagATATATATCTTTTTTAagtaacttataatttatttttgtatAATTTAACTAATTATAATAAGATGTAATTTATAACCAAAGACTCGCAAGGCATTGCAAGTCCTCATTTAAAGAATTGCAGCCTCCACGATCAAAGGGCATTATGGTCTAAGTCTAACAAACATAATACCTCACCGGGAGATTTTAATCCTTTTATATTtgtaagattttattgtgaatttgtttttaataaaatgaacaatcaataataaataaaataaaaatcaaataatactacttaatctctatattttaactaaattaattatttggtCCATCTATTTTAAAAAGATATATTATTTTGTCCCTTTATTTTCACtctattaaactatttaatttatCTGCTAATTTTTTACAACTACTAATagttaaattaatatttagtccatctattttattgaaaataattaggttgttcatatattttgaaaaacacaTTAGTTAgtatatgaaatttaattttattaagtatttagtctattcaatatattattttttttatatttaaattgttctGACCGCTTATTTCTCTATctatatttctttcattttgcacCTATATCATTCACTCTCTCATACTCTCTCTGTTTTTCATTATTTGATAGAAAATAGTATAAATTATAAATacgaaaatattaattaatatcacTATAACTTCAAGTAATTAAGGTAATAATTTAAGAAATTTATTTCTTaatagaaaaaatataaaaataatgttaaaagaattgagtgaaaatacttaaataattatatatatatatatatatatataatctatttCTATGGAGCATGTGGATGTAACAAAACGAAAATTGGAAGTACCAGTAAGAGAATTGCTAGAATGCATATGTCATTCATCCCACAGCATAACTACCCAAGGGGTCCGTCCATTGCTAATAATGGACGCTAGCAATAGACTTTCATTATTAATATGGAATTCTAgtaagtttttattttattcagcAGTCCTAATAATTCCAAACATTAGTAacattttccttaaaaaaaaaaagtaatattaCACGAGATAATAATTAACACTTTAAGATTTTATTGTTTTTGATAAAAACTAACTTGttttagaaaattaaatattccATAATTTATTCTGAAAAATTATTTCCAAAATTGCAAATGCTGACGAatttattttcttcatcaatccaatccagttcatTCAGTTCACCATATAGcatcataaaaaatattattttaataatatataatttataaattaaattgatataaaaaaaatttctattatACGGTCCCTGTAAACAAATATAAATGGCATCTGTGGACTATAAAACCAACCCCTCCAACCATGACCTAACCACATTAAATTTTTATACAAGcagtcctctctctttctctctccaaCCAGAAGCGCCTTTTCAATAGTAAAAAATCTCCTCCTTCCTTCAACCTCTTTTTTCTTCCCTGTTCTAGCTCTACATCCATCTCCCCGAACATGGGCACTACCCTGTTAGAAGCTCTCAACGTCCGTGTAGTCGGCTCTGGAGAGAAATTTCTCGTTCTTGCCCATGGATTTGGAACGGACCAATCAACATGGCAGCGCATTCTCCCCTTCTTTACTCAAAACTACAGCGTAATTCTTTACGACCTCGTTTGCGCCGGCAGTGTCAATCCTGACTACTTTGATTTTAGAAGGTATACTACTCTTGATGCTTACGTCGATGACTTGCTTAACATTCTTGACGCTCTTCGCGTCGATCGCTGCGCCTATGTCGGTCACTCTGTCTCCGCCATGATTGGTCTGTTGGCCTCCATTAGGCGCCCTGAACTCTTCTCCAAACTCATCCTCATAGGTGCTTCCCCAAGGTAACGCCTTATTTCCTGCTTACATGAGTTTTCGTTTTCTTGTTTGATTCATTTTTTCTTGATTGGCCCTGAAATTTGTGTTATACCCCAGATTCTTGAACGACAAAGATTACCATGGAGGATTCGAGCGACCTGATATTGAGAATGTTTTCGCAGCAATGGAAGCGAATTATGAAGCCTGGGTCAATGGTTTTGCACCGCTCGCTGTCGGTGCGGACGTGCCTGCGGCGGTTAGAGAATTCAGCAGGACCCTTTTCAATATGAGGCCAGATATTACATTATTTGTTTCCAGGACCGTATTTAATAGTGATCTAAGAGGGATTCTAGGCCTGGTCAAGGTGCCCTGTTGCATAATTCAGACAGCCAAGGACGTGTCAGTACCAGCATCTGTGGCGGAGTATTTGAAAACCCATTTGGGTGGGCGTAGCACGGTTGAGATATTAAGGACAGAGGGTCATTTGCCACATTTGAGCGCCCCAGCTTTGTTGGCCCAAGTGATCCGGCGAGCCCTTTCGCGGTGAGCGATGGCACTGCTTGTAGTTGTGGGAAATGAATGAAGAAGTCAATTGACGTCAGTTAGGTCCGAGTTACTACAGTACAGGCACAGCTACTAAGTGGGGTCCCAAAAAAAATTGTAATAAGGTGGAGATGTTGACACCTGGCGAATAATTTGTGGACATTAGTCCATTGTACTTGGGATAAATATGTACTGATGTAATGAGATGAAATGATATTTTGGAAAGGATAAGAAATGCCCACGTGATAATCACGTGATGAGGGAATGCTACTTTGTTTTTATCCACCTCGTTTCTTTTTTTCCTTGTTTTCGAGCGGGGAAGTTGGCAGAAGCTATAAAGAGATGAAATGCTGCTATTAATTTTTGTACTTTTGGGGAACCCTCCAACATGGCCTTTTCAGAAGAAAACAACGCCGCGTATGGATGAAAGAATCTTTCTTAGTCTCTTGGAAACAATCCAAACTTGTTAATGACCCACTAACCTGATTATGGTGCAGATAGATTCTCCCTCGTTGCCACTTTTTTGCAGTCCTCCGTTATCTACACCACCACCAGATTCTTGATTGAGGACTATTCTAtccttatttttttaaaaagaaacttGTTTTGGGAAACAAACAGAACAAGCTTTTGAACCATTTCGATGTATAGCCAATCATGGACATAGAGGTTGATGTACAAACAAAAacgttatttttttaatatattttctcaaCTTGCAATCGCAGCATCAAATTTGTAGAGTGTGCTGCAGGTACAAGGTATTCTCTTGGTTGGTTGCATTatttaatgttatatattttgtgGTTTAGGAGAATAATAGTAACGAACACAAGGAATGGCAAAGTCGTAGTGGCATttgatgctttttttttttttaatctgcgCAGAGGGTTGTGTAAAGATGCCTGTCTCCTAAATTTTAACCTGTCGTTTATGTCTGAGATATAGATTGCAAGAATCGTCCTTCGGATGATCTTGAAGAAGAGGTGTCCAGCAAGCATCCCTATACTTTTATTGAAACAGGAGAGTCAAGAACACTTGTATTTATCAAAGCCAAGACACAATTGAGTGATTCTGATATGTGAGAGAGCTATATAGATCAGAAGTGACAGAGAAATCAATATTTGTAGTTGCCAAgatcttcttccttttttttttttttttggcttggcATAACTTCACGTGCTGCTGCAGTCTTTCATTTCCCTCGGTGGCCACCAGCCAACTCCATCCATCTTTATGCTGCATTCACATGTGCACTGGATCGAccttctcaaaaattttcaaggaTCAACAATTATAAATTAGAACTCAAAATAGTTTTCGAGTATGAGTTGAATTACTTTCTTCTTGTTTGCTAAAGAGAAAAACCTTGCGAAACTGAAATATAAAAATGATGGTCAgcttttttttaacaattaattTTGATAGGAACTCAAGATTTCACAGAAGCAA
This is a stretch of genomic DNA from Hevea brasiliensis isolate MT/VB/25A 57/8 chromosome 12, ASM3005281v1, whole genome shotgun sequence. It encodes these proteins:
- the LOC110639995 gene encoding probable strigolactone esterase DAD2; this translates as MGTTLLEALNVRVVGSGEKFLVLAHGFGTDQSTWQRILPFFTQNYSVILYDLVCAGSVNPDYFDFRRYTTLDAYVDDLLNILDALRVDRCAYVGHSVSAMIGLLASIRRPELFSKLILIGASPRFLNDKDYHGGFERPDIENVFAAMEANYEAWVNGFAPLAVGADVPAAVREFSRTLFNMRPDITLFVSRTVFNSDLRGILGLVKVPCCIIQTAKDVSVPASVAEYLKTHLGGRSTVEILRTEGHLPHLSAPALLAQVIRRALSR